A stretch of the Taeniopygia guttata chromosome 3, bTaeGut7.mat, whole genome shotgun sequence genome encodes the following:
- the MTFR2 gene encoding mitochondrial fission regulator 2, translating to MAQLLLQFLRRLLRYLGWPQHQAVFFETHVFGSSISRTLGTCLPSAVSPGGHLQHLYALIRNYQAKVTSVCKKKEYGSTRSVVRRLGTILSLEPYPRPYFQFVQDPSPLGYDEQSTAPAPVAPSLADVLWVANDEGQACTRLRTELRRKEKNTAPSDPYPRLDSIQHIPKNSAQNVSVDQAALQKISALEDELTFLRAQIAAIVSAQTLGSVSSQAFKTLDTPDGFYPLPAMTSTPLSVSHNHFVIPSPPPLPSGAPSGVDASNSALELIKQRRAARNSDTAAANSTDHQRTNNFPSMMDVLKDLNKVQLRAVERSPGGTPLSRPKKMQSSDWDPVAVLTHALKQKFAHKNDDEDDSLDKENNSFDSSPFSSPEVPVVGRCSLKPNAKPSLTRTDGVKHVPAWKARAQI from the exons ATGgcgcagctgctgctgcagttcctCCGGCGGCTGCTGCGCTACCTCGGCTGGCCGCAGCACCAG GCCGTGTTTTTTGAAACTCACGTGTTTGGCAGCAGTATCAGCCGTACTCTCGGAACATGCCTACCTTCAGCAGTCTCACCAGGAGGGCATCTCCAACATTTATATGCTCTCATAAGAAACTATCAGGCCAAG gTCACatctgtttgcaaaaaaaaggaatatgGATCTACTCGAAGTGTTGTCCGTAGACTTGGAACAATTCTTTCCTTGGAGCCCTACCCCAGACCTTATTTTCAA tttgTTCAAGACCCAAGTCCATTGGGTTATGATGAACAAAgtacagctccagctcctgtggCTCCATCACTTGCTGATGTCCTGTGGGTGGCAAATGATGAAGGACAAGCATGTACTAGACTTAG GACTGAAttgaggagaaaagagaaaaatacagctCCTTCTGATCCATATCCACGTCTGGATTCAATACAGCACATTCCTAAAAACAGTGCACAAAATGTCAGTGTTGATCAGGCAGCACTCCAGAAAATTTCTGCACTTGAAGATGAGCTGACCTTTCTTCGTGCTCAGATTGCTGCAATTGTTTCAGCGCAGACCTTGGGAAGCGTTTCCTCAC AAGCCTTTAAAACACTCGACACTCCAGATGGATTTTACCCACTGCCAGCCATGACTTCTACGCCATTGTCCGTCTCTCACAATCACTTTGTAATTCCCTCGCCTCCTCCACTTCCTTCTGGTGCACCATCTGGTGTTGATGCTAGTAATTCTGCATTGGAACTTATCAAACAACGCCGAGCTGCAAGAAACAGCGATACAGCTGCAGCTAACAGTACTGATCACCAGAGGACAAACAACTTTCCCAGTATGATGGATGTTTTGAAAGACCTAAACAAAGTTCAGTTGCGAGCTGTTGAGAG GTCTCCTGGAGGTACCCCTCTTTCTAGACCCAAAAAGATGCAAAGTTCAGACTGGGATCCGGTTGCTGTACTAACTCACGCTCTAAAGCAGAAATTTGCACATAAAAATGATGATGAAGACGATTCCCTGGACAAAGAGAATAATTCTTTTGATAGCTCTCCATTTTCTAGTCCAGAGGTGCCAGTG GTAGGGCGCTGCAGTCTGAAGCCAAATGCAAAACCCAGCCTTACAAGAACTGATGGAGTTAAGCATGTACCAGCATGGAAAGCGAGAGCTCAGATATAA